The Phycisphaerae bacterium genome contains the following window.
TGATCCTGACCGGCGATGTGGCCGCGGTCAAGGCCGCCGTCGATGCCGGGGCCGCCGCCGCCGCCAAGATCGGCGAGGTCGTCAGCGTCGATGTCATCGCCCGACCACACGGCGAGGTGGAAAAGGTATTGCCCAAGACCTGAGCGGCTGCCCCAGCCCCCAAGCACGATCGGCCAACAGCCGGTCCGACACCAGGGCTGGAGCCCGGGCGGTGAAACCGGGCGCCCCATCAGCCAGGACACTCGGCAAACGCGACCCAGCGTCCCAAGAACCGCCCTCGGGCCAACGGAGAGACAGGCATGTTCATCGGCAAGGTGACCGGAAGCGTCGTATCAACCCAGAAGATCGCCAGCGTGACCGGAAAGAAGCTCCTGCTGGTCGAGGCGATGAACGTCAAGGGATCGCCGGGCGAGCTGACCCCAACCGGACGCGTGGCCGTAACCATCGATACGCTCGGGGCCGGCGAGGGCGAACTGGTCCTGGTAACCCAGGGCAGCTCCGCCCGGCTGACCGACGAAACCAAGAGCGTTCCAACCGACGCGGTCGTGGTTGGAATCATCGACGCCATCCAGGTCGGATCACACGAACTCTACAAGAAGGACCGGTAAGCGATGAGCACCGCAATCAACGAAACACTGATTCGTGACGTGGTCAGCGAAGTCCTGAGCCGCCTCCAAGCGAACGGATCGGGAACCACCACAGCACCAACCGGCCGCACCGGCGGAACGGACGGAATCTTCCAGTGCGTGAACAGCGCCACTGCCGCCGCCAAGGCCGCATTCGAGCGACTCTCCGCCGCCAAGATCGCCGCACGTGCCGAGGCCATTAAGTGCATTCGCGAAATCTGCATCAGCCAGGCCGAGGAACTCGCCAGGTTCGAGCTGCAGGAAACCGGAATCGGCCGACTCGACCACAAAATCGCGAAACTCATCGGCGTGGGCAAGAGCGTCCCAGGCATCGAGATGCTCGAGACCGACGCCTACAGCGGCGACTACGGAATCACCCTCGTCGAACATGCTCCCTACGGCGTGCTCGGCGTGATCACCCCGGTAACCCACTCCATCCCCACCCTGGCATGCAACGCCATCATGATGATCGCCGCCGGAAACACCCTCGTGGTCAACCCCCACCCGTCCGGCACCAAGTCAGCCGTGCTCGGCACCCAGCGATTCAACCGGCTGATCAAGGAACGAACCGGTCTCGAAAACCTGATCTGCGTCATCGAGCATCCCACCCTCGAAACCGCCAACGACATCTTCAAACATCCCGACGTCAAGGTCCTGTGCGTAACCGGCGGCCCGGGCGTCGTGGCCGCAGCCATGGCTAGCTCCAAGAAAGCCATCGTCGCCGGACCGGGCAACCCACCCGTCGTCGTCGACGAAACCGCCGACATCGATAAGGCCGCCGCAGGCATCATCTACGGCTGCGCGTTCGACAACAACGTGCTCTGCATCGGCGAAAAGGAAGTGTTCGTGGTCGATCCCGTGGCCGACAAGCTGCTCGAAGCCTTCAGCCGACACGGCGGATACCGCCTCAACAGCCAGCAGATCGACGCCCTGACCAGAGCGGCCCTACACCAGGACAGGAAGAGCGGTCACTGGCTCGCCAGAAAAGACTTCGTGGGCAAGGACCCCCAGGTGCTCGCCCAGGCGATCGGCCTGTCCGTGCCCACTGGTACCCAGGCCCTGTATGGAGAGGTCGACGTCAGCAGCCCGTGGCTGCCCTGCGAACAGATGATGCCATTCCTGCCCGTCACCCGCTGCCGAAACGTGGACGAGGCCATCGCCCTGGCGGTTAAGTTCGAGCACGGCTTCGGCCACACCGCCCTGATCTGGTCCAAGAACGTCGACCACATGACCAGAATGGGCAAGGCGGTCAACACCACGATCTTCATCAAGAACGGGCATTGCATGACCGGATTGGGTTCCGGCGGCGAAGGCTACGGCAGCTACAGCATCGCTTCCCCCACCGGCGAAGGCATCACCAGCCCCTTGACATACACCCGTCAACGCCGGTGCGTCATGGTCGAGAACCTGCGCATCGTCTGATGCGAACTGAGAAGGGCGAAGTGAGAAGTGAAACCATAGCGTGACGTCAACGGAGAGACAGAGTCCCGTAGGAGCGGCGTGGTGCGAACGGCGGCGGCGGATTGAGGCAGCGGGAGACCGGACGATTCAGATGGCCTTGGCCCCGCCAGGCAACATGGCCGGACGAGAGACTGGCCATCAGGTAATCCGCAGTGCCGCAGGCGTTGGAGCCAACTTGAAGGAGGCTCAGACTGTGATGATCCAAACCGGCTACACCCACAAGGTGAGCATATCCTTGCGGGAGGCTCGGGAGACCTTGTACCGGATGAGACGAATCGAGCGGAATGACCTCTGGGCCGCGAAGCGATTACTGCCTCTGAAAGGTGCGTGGGGCGAAATCGCGGACATACTGACCGTGACCCAGAAAGCTGAGAGAACGAGCGGTATGACTCCTTCGGTCTCACTTCTCACCTCTCACTTCTCACTTCCACACATCGGAGCGAAACCATGATTCTCGCTCGCGTCGTCGGCAAAGCCGTCTCAACCGTGAAGCACAAATCGCTTCATGGCACCCGCCTGCTCGTGGCCGATCCGCTGGGAGCGGCTTCACCCGATCCGGTGCTGGCCATGGATGCCCTGGGCGCCCGGGCAGGCGACGTCGTCGTGCTGAGCAGCGATGGCATCTATGGCCGGGAAATGGTCAACGACCCGACCTCGCCCGCTCGCTGGTGGA
Protein-coding sequences here:
- a CDS encoding BMC domain-containing protein; translated protein: MAQEALGLIETRGMVALVEATDAALKAANVAYKGWKQVGSGLVTVILTGDVAAVKAAVDAGAAAAAKIGEVVSVDVIARPHGEVEKVLPKT
- a CDS encoding EutN/CcmL family microcompartment protein encodes the protein MFIGKVTGSVVSTQKIASVTGKKLLLVEAMNVKGSPGELTPTGRVAVTIDTLGAGEGELVLVTQGSSARLTDETKSVPTDAVVVGIIDAIQVGSHELYKKDR
- a CDS encoding aldehyde dehydrogenase EutE, which gives rise to MSTAINETLIRDVVSEVLSRLQANGSGTTTAPTGRTGGTDGIFQCVNSATAAAKAAFERLSAAKIAARAEAIKCIREICISQAEELARFELQETGIGRLDHKIAKLIGVGKSVPGIEMLETDAYSGDYGITLVEHAPYGVLGVITPVTHSIPTLACNAIMMIAAGNTLVVNPHPSGTKSAVLGTQRFNRLIKERTGLENLICVIEHPTLETANDIFKHPDVKVLCVTGGPGVVAAAMASSKKAIVAGPGNPPVVVDETADIDKAAAGIIYGCAFDNNVLCIGEKEVFVVDPVADKLLEAFSRHGGYRLNSQQIDALTRAALHQDRKSGHWLARKDFVGKDPQVLAQAIGLSVPTGTQALYGEVDVSSPWLPCEQMMPFLPVTRCRNVDEAIALAVKFEHGFGHTALIWSKNVDHMTRMGKAVNTTIFIKNGHCMTGLGSGGEGYGSYSIASPTGEGITSPLTYTRQRRCVMVENLRIV
- a CDS encoding four helix bundle protein, with amino-acid sequence MTSTERQSPVGAAWCERRRRIEAAGDRTIQMALAPPGNMAGRETGHQVIRSAAGVGANLKEAQTVMIQTGYTHKVSISLREARETLYRMRRIERNDLWAAKRLLPLKGAWGEIADILTVTQKAERTSGMTPSVSLLTSHFSLPHIGAKP
- a CDS encoding EutN/CcmL family microcompartment protein — protein: MILARVVGKAVSTVKHKSLHGTRLLVADPLGAASPDPVLAMDALGARAGDVVVLSSDGIYGREMVNDPTSPARWWIMCICDRPNEVLTLAGKKG